The DNA region TGTATTCACAGCAGTGGTCGCCTGCCCCCTCTACCACCACGTGGGCACCGGAGTTGCGCACGCCACAGCGCTCGCCGGCAGTGCCCGCCGCAAACAATTTACCACCCGTGGCACCGTACAAACAGGTATTCCCCAGGATACTGGTCTTGTTGGACTTGAAGCCGGAATTGCGCGGAGGACGGATCACCAGCTTGCCGCCGGCCATCCCCTTACCCACATAGTCGTTAGCATCACCTTCCAGGTACATTTCCAGGCCACCAGCGTTCCACACACCAAAGCTCTGGCCGGCAATACCGGTGAGTTTCAGCTTGATAGGCTTGTCGGCCATGCCCTGGTTGCCGTAGCGCTTGGCGATTTCACCACTGATACGTGCACCAATAGAGCGGTCACAGTTCGTAATATGGAATTCGAACTCACCGCCTGATTTAGCGTCGATGGCGGGCAGTACCACCTGTACCATGGCCTCCGCTTTTTCGCCCTTGTCAAAGGGCTCGTTCTTGCTGACCGCACATAACTGTGGCTTGGTTGCCAGGTAATCGTCGGTATAAATGATGGGATTTAAATCCAGCTGTTGCTGCTTGGTGGTTTCACCGTCCAGCACTTTCAGCAGGTCAACGCGCCCCACCAGCTCCGCCAGGCTGCGAACACCCAGGCGTGCCATCCATTCGCGGGTCTCCTCCGCCATAAACTTAAAGAAGTTCATGGCCATTTCCACAGTACCTATGTAATGGTCCTGGCGCAGCTTGTCCTGCTGGGTCGCAACGCCGGTGGCGCAGTTATTCAGGTGGCAGATACGCAGGTATTTACAGCCCAGGGCAACCATGGGGCCGGTGCCAAAGCCAAAGCTCTCAGCGCCGAGCATGGCCGCTTTCACCACGTCCAGGCCGGTTTTCAGACCACCGTCGGTTTGCACCCGCACCTTATCGCGCAAGTCGTTGGCGCGCAGGGTCTGGTGGGTTTCAGACAAACCCAACTCCCAGGGTGAACCGGCGTATTTGATAGACGTGAGCGGACTGGCAGCCGTACCGCCGTCATAACCGGAAATGGTGATCAAATCGGCATACGCCTTGGCCACGCCGGCGGCAATCGTGCCCACACCGGGGCGGGATACCAGTTTCACCGATACCAGCGCATCCGGGTTCACTTGTTTCAGGTCATAGATCAGCTGCGCCAGGTCTTCGATAGAGTAAATATCGTGATGTGGCGGTGGAGAGATCAAGGTAACACCGGGCACTGAGTGACGCAGGCGGGCGATCAAATCGTTCACCTTGCCGCCGGGCAACTGACCACCTTCACCGGGCTTGGCGCCCTGGGCCACTTTAATTTGCAGCACTTCGGCGTTGACCAAATACGCGGGGGTTACACCAAAGCGACCGGAGGCCACTTGCTTGATTTTAGATGTTTTGACAGTGCCGTAACGGGCCGGGTCTTCACCACCCTCACCGGAGTTGGAGCGCCCGCCCAAACGGTTCATGGCTTCGGCCAGGGCTTCGTGCGCCTCGGGTGACAGGGCGCCCAGCGACATACCCGCTGAGTCAAAGCGCTTGATGATGGCTTCGATAGGCTCTACTTCTGACAGGGGCACTGGCGTACACAGGTCGTCGCGCAGGGTCAGCAGGTCGCGCAGCATGGCTACCGGGCGCTTGTTCACCAGGTCGGCATAGTTACGCCACAAGGCATAGTTGCCACTTTGTACGGCTTTTTGCAGGGTCTGTACCACATCCGGGTTAAAGGCGTGGTATTCAGAGCCATGGACATACTTGAGCAAACCGCCCTGGACAATGGGCTTGCGATCCAGCCAGGCAGTCTGCGCCACCAGTTGCTGGTCCGCCTCCAGGTCTTCAAAACGGGCACCGCCGATACGGCTGGGAGTGCTTTCAAAACAGGTATTGATCACCTCTTCCGACAAGCCAATCGCTTCGAACAATTGGGCGCCGCGGTAAGAGGTAATAGTGGAGATACCCATTTTCGACAGGATTTTTAACAGCCCCTTATCGATACCCTTGCGGTAATTTTTGTAGGCGGTGTCCACATCGGTCAGCAACTCGCCGGTCTCAATCAAATCGTTGAGTACGTGGTAACTGAGGTATGGATACACAGCCGTCGCACCATAGGCGATCAAGGCCGCCACCTGGTGCGGATCACGCGCCGACGCGGTTTCCACAATCAGGTTGGACTCGCAGCGCAGGCCGATATTGGTCAGGTGCTGGTGCACCGCGCCCACGGCCAGGAGTGCATGGATAGGCAGTACGCCTTTTTCAAAGCCCGCATCACTCAACACGACCAGCACCTTGCCGGATTGAACCGCCGCGGCCACATCATCGCAGAGCTTGGCCAGGGCCGCCTTGAGGTTAGTGGTTTCCGGGTTGTAGTAAAGCGAGAACTTTTGCTGCTCATAACCGGGGCGATTCAACGCCATCAGGCCGCGGAATTTTTCCGGCGACAGCACCGGCGAACTCAGGATCACGCGATCGGCATGTTCCGGCAGCTCGTCATAGACCGAGAGTTCGCGCCCCAGGCACGTCTCCAGCGACATCACAATCGCTTCGCGCAGCGGGTCGATGGGCGGGTTGGTCACCTGCGCGAACTGCTGGCGGAAGTAATCGTAAAGCGGGCGCTGCTGGCGCGATAACACGGCCATGGGAGTATCGTCACCCATGGAGCCCACAGCCTCTTGTCCGCCCTCGGCGAGCGGGCGCAAAAGCTGGTCACGCTCTTCGAAACTCACCTGGAACATCTTCATATTGGCTTTGAGCGCAATCCCCTCCAGGCCATTTTCCTTGGCGTCGGTATTGAGGGTGGACTCAATGCGCAGGGCGCGCTCTTTCAGCCATTGCTTGTAGGGCTTGCTCGATTTGAGCTGGTTGTCCACATCGCGGGTGTTGTGCAGGGTGCCGGTCAGGGTATCGATAGACATGATCTGGCCGGGGCCAAGGCGGCCTTTGGCCACTACATCCGCCGGGTCATAGGCATAGACACCCACTTCCGAGGCAACGGTGATCATATCGTCTTTGGTGATCACCCAGCGCGAGGGACGCAGGCCATTGCGGTCGAGGGTACAGACGGCGTAGCGACCATCGGTGATTACCAGGCCCGCCGGGCCATCCCAGGGCTCGATATGCATGGAGTTGTATTCGTAGAAGGCGCGCAGGTCCGGGTCCATGTTTTCCACGTTCTGCCAGGCCGGCGGCACCAGCATACGGATAGCGCGGTGCAGCTCCATACCGCCCAGGGTCAGGATTTCCAGCATATTATCGAGGCTGGAAGAGTCAGAGCCGGTGCGGTTAACCAGGGGTTTCAGCTCTTGCAGGCCTGGCAGCAAGTCACTGACAAATTTCGGGGTGCGCGCGACCGACCAGTTGCGGTTGCCCACAATGGTGTTGATCTCGCCGTTGTGCGCCAGCATGCGGAACGGCTGCGCCAATGGCCATACCGGCATGGTGTTGGTGGAGAAGCGCTGGTGGAACACACAGATCGCCGTTTCCAAACGCTCGTCCGCCAGGTCGGAGAAGAAGCGCGGCAAGTCCACCGGCATCATCAAGCCTTTATAGGAGAGGACGCTGCTACTCAAACTGGCTACATAAAAGGATTTATCACCCGCCAAACGGATTTCAGCTTTGCGACGGGCTATAAACAGGCGGGCGTTGAACTGTTCTAGAGGAAGCTCTGGTGAGCTGTTGATGAAGATGTGGAAAAAACTGGGGAGAGACTTTAAAGCGATGGGACCTAGGCATTCCGGGTCGGTTGGCACTTCACGCCAGCCGACCACTTCCAAGCCTTGCTGGGTCAGCTCCGCGGTGAAGGCTGACTGCTGTGTTTTCGCGATCTCCTTATCGGAGTTAAGCATGATCGAACCCACGGCATACACGGGTGCAAGCTCAGCACCGCAAGCTTCTTTCGCCACGGCACGCAAGAAACTGTCAGGCTTTTGCAACAACAAACCACAACCATCACCGGTTTTACCGTCCGCATTGATACCACCACGGTGAGTCATGCAGGTCAGGGCTTCGATTGCGGTTGTCAGCAAACGATGGCTGGTTTTGCCTTTCAAATGGGCAATCAAACCAAAGCCGCAGTTATCTTTGAACTCGTCTATCTGGTAGAGGCCAGTGGTCATAGGCTAATTCTCAACAAAAATCACTATCAAGGGATACGCTGCAAGTGAAAGGCGATGCTCATGCGAAAGCCGCGCCAAACCATACCCCAGACAAAAAAGCCCCTGAGGTTTAGGGGCTGGGCAAATGGGCGCAGGATATTACCCGCTCAGCGCTGCAATGGCAAGCAAACCGGCGGGTCAAACGGCGGCGGCAACGCACCAAAAAAGTGCAGCCTTTTGATTCGAACAGGTACCCTGGTGACGGGATCTTGCAGAGTTATTGGCGCTGGCGCCAATGGTCGGAAGTGAGCACTTGCTGACGACCAAAACGTTCCTGGTCTTCCCCGGTTGCCCCCTCCTTGCATTCCCCTTTCACCCACAGGTGACTGGGGGCCAAACTCCGATCCAATTCCATAAAGCCCTCGCGGCAATAACCGGATTGACGCACCACATAGGCCACATTTTCCAGGAGGCGTTCGGGCGTTGAACGGTTGATCTGGATACCCCCTTGCATCGGTGGACGGGCGGGCCCGCCACTGGTAGCCACCTGGATCCGGTCAGGCTGTTGCGGCATGCGCAACCGGTACACGAACATCTTGCTGGTATTAGGCAGAATCTCCACTTCCAGCGTTTCCTGGATGGAATCATTGATATAGCTGCGACCGGGTGAGGAGCATGCGACAAGCAGTGCTGCAAACACGGCTACCACGATCAGGCTGCTGGCCGTTCTAATCATTCATTACCTCATCTTGTGTCTCGGGGCCAGGCCGGCCCCGGTAAAGAGCCGGGTTAAAGGTTTCAGCAAAAAAGCCGACATTATCAGGTATCCAATCCCACTATAGCCGCTATTCTCTGGAGCCTGCTATGGGTTCAACACCAGCCGGTATGGCTACACCATTACTCACATCCTGCAGGCATCCGCTATTGACCCTCCTGCCTGGCGCGGGTTTCCTATTTTGCCTGGGATTATTCATGGCAAGTGCCACCCAATCCCAAGCGGAACCGCTGATACCAGAAGATATCGCCTACCAACCCGGCCCCAGGCCAGTTAGCGATACGACACCGACCAGCCTTCCGCCTCCGGTGGCAGAACCGGAGCCAGACGCCATCCGGATGGAGCCCCCGGTGGCGCCAACCGATACCTGCAAGCGCCAATCACCACTGCGCAAAACCTTAACCCTCACCAGCTTTACACGGCTCAGCCCCCACATGGCCAATGCCGGCGGCCTGCACGAGCTGGAGCAGGGGCTGCCCCAACTGCTGCGCGATGAACTCATGCAGCGCGAGGTTATCAGTGCAAACCTGCTCAACCAGGGCATAGCCCAAGAGGCAACCGAAGATCAACGCCAGCGCCAGGCCCAGGAGTTGGCCCGCCGCCATCACACCCAGTTTGTCCTGGCGGGCAGCATTCTCGACATGACGATGGATGACCCGGGTCGCCAATACAATCCCGGCCTGTGGCAAGGTGCAGCCAATCTGTTTCACGACCTGACGACGATTACCAGCCGCGATAAACGCACACGCCAGTTGGCCCTCTACCTGGAATTGCGCGATGGCTTCACCGGGGAGGCCCTGCTCAGCCGCCGCTACCACACCCAGGGAATCTGGAACCAGCAAGGCGCCCCCAGATTCAATTCCGCCGCCTTCCATCGCAGCGACTATGGCAAGGCCATCTATGAACTGGTAGGGCAAATGGGGGAGGACCTGGCCAACACCCTTGCCTGCCAGCCCTTTATCGCCGCGATTGATGCCGCTCCCGGTCGGCCGCAAGTCATTATTGATAGCGGCGCCAACCAGGGGTTGCGTGCAGGCGACCAGATGGAGCTTTATCAGTTGCTGGTAGTGCCATCCCAAACCCGATACATGGCCAGCGAAACCCGCCTGATCAAACGCAATAGCCGACTGCAACTGCAAGAGGTTTATCCATCCCACAGCACTGCCGTCCTGGTAGACGGCCAGTACCTGAACGGTGCCTTCCTCGCGATTAGCGATTAGACACGTCAAAAACCCCGGGGAAATTGCCTGGCCAGGTATTCATCATGGCTGGGCAGTCCCTCTACCATTTTGGCAATGGCAGTACGTGCCAATTGCAGGGTTTCACGAATCTGTACGTAATCCAGATTATCAACCCGCGGGCAATATTTGTGCGGACGGATCCCCATACCCTCAAACACAGACTGCCAGTTACTACTACGAAAGAGTTCATCGCTGGCTTCCGGAACCAAGCCATGGGCAGTGAATAACGCTATGCGCTCCTGTAATGAATCGGGGATTGGCATTTGGCGGCACCAGCGCCAGAAATCACTGTCATTGCGCCGGCTAGTGCAGTAATGCAGCAGGATAAAGTCGCGCACCTCTTCATAATCTGCCGCAATGCGGCGGTTGTAGGCGCGCGCCAGGCTGGGCTCACACTCGGCATCCGGAAAATAACGCAGGAAAAAATCCATACCGCGAACAATCAGGTGAATCGCCGTCGATTCCAGCGGCTCCACAAATCCGGCCGCCAAACCCAACGCCAAACAATTTCCCTGCCAGACGACCTTGCGGCGTCCACTGGTAAAGTGGATCAGGCGCGGTTCATTAAGCCGCGCAGCATCCAAATGCCGCAATAAGGTACTTTTTGCCTCCGCATCGCTGCAAAAACGACTGGCATAGACATAGCCATGGCCAGTGCCGTTGCGCAGGGGAATACGCCAGGACCACCCGGCCTTGCGCGCCGTAGCAGTGGTGTAGGGCATCCTCGAACCGGCCACGTCCGTCTTTACTACCAGTGCGCGATCACAGGGTAAATAGTGTGACCAATCCTCCAGTTCCACCCCCATCGCCTCACCAATCAACAGCGCGCGGAAACCGGAACAATCAATAAAGAAATCCCCGTCCACCCGCGTGCCATCCTGCAACTGCAGTGCCTGAATAAAACCGCGCTGGTCGCGCTCGCTGGACACACACTTACCCTGGATGCTTTTAACGCCCCGGGCTTCAGCATAACGACGCAAATAGGCAGCAACCAATTTGGCATCCAGGTGCACCGCGTAGTGGGCGCCACCAATCGGGGTATTTTGCGCCTGCCCCGGTGGAAAGAAACGCTCTCTCGCCGCCATGACGGCACAGGGGGAAAAATCCTCCAGTGGATAATGCTCGCCCGCAAGGCTCGCCTTTAACCAGCACTGGTAAAAATCCTGGTTCTCTATACGTTTTCCAATGCTGCCGTAGGGATGGAAATAGCTGTGCCGGGATTCGCGCCAGTCAATAAATTTAATGCCCAATTTGTAGCAGGCCTGGGTTTCACGCATGAAATCCTGCTCATCAATCCCCAGGCTGTGAATGAGGTGCAATATGGGAGGGATAGTGGACTCCCCTACCCCAATCGGCCCCAGCTCCTCGGACTCGATCACAGTGACCCGGCACAGTGTCGGCTTGAGATGGGCAGCCAGCATCGCCGCAGCAATCCAACCGGAGGTGCCACCGCCGAGAACAACAATATCTTTGATGGATTTCATGGATGTATTCATGGATATCTATTGTCTTTATTCCACTTACCAGGAGGCTTGCAGCAGGGACTGGGCGTCGCCGTCTGCCTCTGTGGTAAACCCCCACCAGGAACTGCTGCAGGTTTGAATGGCCCGGCGCAATACATCAATGGCACGATAGCGGGGAAAGCTGCTGCGCCAGGCCAATCCCAACGTACGCTGCCCTATGGCCAATGGTCGCGCCGCTACACGGCTTGCCCGACACAGTGAAACCTCCGCTGCGGAGGCGGGAACTATGCTAACCCCCATACCAGCTGCCACCAGATTACGTAACATTTCCAGGCTATTCACCGAAACCGTCTCCGGCTGCAATGCCGCCCAGGGACACAGGGCCAGCGCCTGATCGCGCAAACAATGTCCTTCCGCCATCAACAACAAGGGCTCCTGCGCGATATCCGGAATATCCACTATCTGTTTGCAGGCCAGGGGATGGGCCCGGGGTACCAGTACCACCAAAGGCTCGTCAAACAAACGCTGGGTGACTACCTCAGGCATGGCAAATGGCAGAGGTATCAGAACCGTATCCACTACCCCGTCGCGCAGCTTTCGTCGCAGTGACTCAGCGGTATCTTCCTGCACATAGAGCGGCATTTCCGGTGCCCACTGCTGCAGCTGGGCAATCAACTGTGGCAACAGATAGGGCCCCAGGGTCGTCAAGGTGCCCAGGACAAGCGGTGCGGCCAGCTGGTCCCTGCCCGCCTCAGCAAGGGATTTGATATCGGCAACACTCGCCAGCACAACCCTCGCTTGCGCAATGATAGGAGCGCCCTCAGGCGTCAACTTAATACTGGTTTTGGTGCGTTCAAACAACACAACACCCAGCTCTTCCTCCAGTTTGCGCAATGCAATGCTGAGGGTAGGCTGACTAACATGGCAGCGTGCGGCAGTGCGCCCGATGTGCAATTCATCGGCCAGTGTCGTTATGTAACGCAACTCAATCAGCGTCATAAAAACGGGATATCCATGGGAAAGAGAGGCCAGGGCTGGCGGCCAGTTTGCCTGTAAAGAATAGATTCGGTAAAGCAGTATCCCTACATTTGAAAATCGTCATAGCTAGAATTAATGACCTTCAAATTGTCCCCGCCATGTCGCTTCCGTTACAACTGTCGTTTTATTTAACAATACAAACAGCATAACAACTTATTCAACAGTTATTCGGTTAATTCCCATGTCTATTGCACAACTGTCTGTCGTCTTTTTCCTGCAAATGTTTATTATCCTGCTCGTCTGCCGCGTGGTCGGCTGGATAGGGCGCAAGTACCTGCACCAGCCCCAGGTGGTCGGCGAGATGGTTGCCGGGGTGATCCTCGGCCCCTCACTGTTCGGCCTGTTGCTGCCGGAGCTCCAGAAAGCCGTTTTCCCGGTGGAAACCAAGGGTGTGCTCTATGTGGGCGCCCAGCTGGGTGTAGGCCTTTACATGTTCCTGGTAGGCTTGGGATTCCGCGCCGACCATTTTAAAACCAACGTGAAAAGTGCAGCGGCGGTATCCATTTCCGGCATGGCGGCGCCCTTCCTGGTGGCCATCCTCATTACTCCCTGGCTGATGAGTGTACCCGGCCTCTTCTCCGAAAGCGCGACCCGGTTCAACGCCACCCTGTTTATGGGCGCCTGTATCGCCATCACAGCCTTTCCCATGCTCGCGCGCATCATCCACGAGCGCGGCCTCAGCCAGACCAAGCTGGGAACATTGTCATTGTCGGCCGGCGCTATCGATGACGCCGGTGCCTGGTGCGTGTTGGCCATCGTATTGGCCAGCTTTGGCGCCGGTGCCGGCGTTGCCTACACCGCCATTATCGGCGGCATCCTGTTTGCCAGTTTTATGATCCTGGTTGCGCCCAAGCTGCTGGCACCGCTGGCTCGCTACGCCGAAGGGCAGCAAACCCTCAGCCCCACCCTGCTGTCTATCGTGCTGATGCTGTTCATGCTGTCGGCCTTTATCGCCGATGCAATCGGCCTGCATGCAGTATTTGGCGGTTTCCTGTTGGGAGCCATCATGCCGCGCGGCAAGTTGACCAATGAAGTAAAACGCCAGTTGGAACCCTTCGTCGTGATCCTGTTACTCCCCATGTTCTTTACCTATTCCGGCCTGAATACCCAACTGACCATGGTCAATAACCTGGAATTGCTGGCAATTGCCCTGGTCATTTTGGCTGGCTCCATTGCCGCCAAAGGTGTCGCCTGCTGGGGGGCGGCGCGCCTGTGCGGAGCAGACAATCGCACCGCGATGGGTATTGGTGCACTCATGAATGCACGCGGCCTGATGGAGCTTATTATCATCAATATCGGTTTGCAGGCCGGGGTGATTGGCCCAGCCCTCTTCTCCATGATGGTGCTGATGGCCATAGTAACCACGCTGATGGCCTCCCCCCTGTTTGAAGTGGTCTACGGCAAGCGCGCCCGTGAAATGGGTGAGCTGGAAGCATTGAGCAAGGATGAACAAAGTCACCAGCCCACGCCCCAAACGACCTCGCCAACCTGACAAGGCACCCGCTTTTGCCAATCCTCAGCCCGGTCTCACGCCCGGGCTTTTTTATGCCATCGCCCATCAATACTGTCGAAATATTTTACGTACATCACACTTAAATCCAGGGCATTCCATTTTTTGGGTAAAACGCGTCGCTTTTTATGATGGAGATCAATGTATTAGGGAATGTGGCGCGGGATTTGCCTTGGGAGGCTCAGCAGTAAAACCACTCAACGTTTCACCATGGACTCTCTCTATGCGTACTCTAACAATCATCATCGCAGGACTTGCGATGGCATTTGGTGCTGCCACAGCCAGTGCCGCCCCTATCGGCTTCGACCTGAACAGCCCTGACAGCCGCACCGGTATTTCTAACAGCACCTATGCCAAAGGCTACAACTACAGTGAAGACGACATAGGTTTGAACATCACCGGCTGGTCTTACGGCACCAAAACCACGACAACCCAAACCTGTACCAAGTACAACAAAAAAGGCCAGTGCACCAAGTACGCAACCACGACCACCACCAGCGTGGTAGAAGCCATTGAGCAGGATTTTGTTGGTAAGTGGGATGGCCTGGGCATAGAGAAAACCGACAGTCCCAATCACGCCATCGATAACGAAAATGGCGACTACGACATGCTGTTACTCAGCTTCGATCAACTGGTAAAACTGACCTCGCTGGACTTGGGCTGGATCTATCTGGATAGCGACATTTCCATCCTGGCCTTCGATGGTGATACATTCGACAGCAGCTCCCTGCTGGGTAAAAAATGGCAAGACCTGCTGCTCGAAAACTGGTTCAGTGTCGGAAATTATTACAATGTTGATTACAGTGCCAACTCCGGACTGGTTAACACCAATGGTTATACCGCCAAGTACTGGTTGATCGGTGCCTACAATCCCAACCTGGGTGGCAGCTGGGATGGCGATAACCTCAACTACACAGGCCAGACCGACTATTTCAAACTCAAGGGCGTCACCGTAGAGAAGCCCCCGGTTATTGAACTCCCCGAGCCATCTGCATTCCTGCTGGTACTGTTGGGCTTGATCGGTATTGGATTGCGCCGCAGCAAACGCTAGACCTGCCTCATACCGCAGTAAAAAGGGCGCCTAAGGCGCCCTTTTTTGTGGCTTGCCATCCCTGGCAGCCACCCTGCGGGCCGTCGTGCCACGACGTCAAAAATCACTCCCGGCGATTTTTTGTGGCTTGCCATTCATGGCAGCCGCCCTTCAGGCCGTCACGTAGTGGTGCCAGCAATTGTTCCTGACGATTTTTTGCGGCTTGCCATCCATGGCAGCCGCCCTCCGGGCCGTCGCGTAGCGACGTCAAAAATCGTTCCCGACGATTTTTTGTTGCCTCGAATTTTCAATCACTTATGATGGCGCTTCCCGACAGTAGACACCCGGGCGATGCCTGCCCGGACGCAAGAATAACAACCTGTAACGGATTTTCCCGAAGGGGTGCATTATGTTCAAACGCTATCTGGCCGCGCTTGGCTTGTCAGCCCTGGCCACCCTGGTGCTCGCTATTCCGGCCCAGGCCCAGCAGTTCAAGGTACTGGTCTTTACCAAAACCATGGGCTGGCACCATGAATCCATCCACGATGGTATTACCGCCATGCGCACCCTGGCGCAACGTCACCATTTCGCAATGGATTGGCATGAGGATGCAGCGGTGTTTACCGATGAGCGGCTCAAACAATACCAGGTGATTATTTTCCTGCTGACCAGTGGCGACATACTGAACGAGGAACAGCAGGCGGCGATGGAGCGTTTTATCCAGTCCGGTAAGGGATTTGTGGGCATCCACAGCGCCTCGGATACCGAATACGATTGGGACTGGTACACCAGGATGGTGGGGCGGACGTTCCATATTCACCCGGAAATACAAACCGCACGCCTGGAGGTACTCAAACCGGATTTTCCGGGCCTGGAGCTGATGCCGAAAAAGCTCTGGTGGACAGAAGAATGGTATGAGTTTGGGGCCGAGCGCAGTAAGCACCTCAACTACATATTGGCCGTGAATGAAAAAACCTATAACCCCGCCGCCCAATGGGGCGAGAAAAAAACCGGGGGCATGGGTAAATTTCACCCCGTTGCCTGGTATCAGCAGTATGATGGCGGCCGCGCTTTTTACACGGCGCTGGGGCATCAGCCTGCTACCTATGCGGAACCCCTGTTCCTCGCCCACGTCTATGGCGGTATTTTTTGGGCGGCGACAGGCAAGGGACTGGATTAATAACAACACATAAAAACGATAGACACGACTATGAAAACCTTTTTGAAGACCTATGCGCGTTTCCTTTATCCCGCTGTGATCCTGGTGCTCTCCTTCGGGGTTTATTTCACTTATTACGGCTCGCCCCAGGCCATGTTCTGGGATGAGAATTACCACGTCGCCTCGGCCCAGAAACATATCGATGGCGTCATGTACATGGAGCCTCACCCCCCCTTGGGCAAAATGCTCATGGCCGTGGGCGAAGTCCTGTTTGGAGGTAACGGCAATGTCGATAAATCCAAACTCAACGAAACGGATTACCTGAACGGTGACCAGGCCCCACCGCAAATGACCTATAAGGGGTTCCGCTGGCCTTCTGTGGTCATGATGGCGATCTCGGTCCTGTTTTTTTACGGCATCTTGCGCTGCATTACCCAGCGGGAGTGGCTCGCCGCCGCATTCACCAGCCTGGTAATTTTTGATAATGCCCTCGTCATCCACTCGCGCGCCGCCATGCTCGAAGGCATCCAGATGTTTTTTATCCTGGCAGCCCTTTACTACTTTGTGCGAGTGGCGACTGACCACATCCATGAGGGAAAGAAAATCCTGCTGCGGCATTACGCCATCCTCGGCGTGTTGATTGGCCTGTCCATCAGCGTAAAGGTCAACGGCATGATCCTGGTATTGCTGTTTGTCATGCTGTACGGGGTCGACCAATGGCAAGCCATTAAGCAATGGCAGTGGCTGCCGCTGGCGCAACGTTTAGCGGTGACGGTCCCCAGCGGAGTTGTCCCCCTGCTGCTGGTATTTTTTGGTGTTTTCTATATCCACATCGGTATGGGCAGCACCATTATGAAAGACCGCACCTATAAAGCGTCGCCCGAGTACCTGGCCCAAATCCGCGCGGGCAATACCTGGGCTCCCGGCACCTTTATGATTGGTATGCGCGATAACTGGAAATACATGAGTGAATACGCCGATGGTGTACCGCGCCTGGATGTGTGTAAATCCGGTGAAAACGGCAGCTATGCCATGAATTGGCCACTGGGCAAGAAGACCATCAGCTACCGCTGGGACAAAAATACGGTCGACGGAAAAACCGTTGTTAAATACAAATACCTGACCGGCAATCCCGTAGTCTGGTTCAGTGTATTGGCGGGGATCATCCTGTCTTCCGGTCTGATTATCGGTCGCTTTATTTACGGCAACGCCATTAAAGATGAGCGCCTCTTTTTCTGGATCTGCGCATTTACCGGCCTCTATCTCAGCTACATGATCGCCATCTTGCAGATTGAACGGGTCATGTACCTCTACCACTACCTGGTACCGCTGGTGTTTGGCGCAATCAACCTGGCGCTGATATTTAATTACGTTTTCCGCGATGAAGTTATTGCCAACAATCGCCATACCATCATCAATGCCAGTTTATTTGCCCTGCTGGTTATTGGTGTGTTCGCGTTTTTCTCACCCTTCACCTATGGTTTCGGCCTGACTGAAGATCAATTCGAACTGCGCAACTGGTTCAG from Cellvibrio japonicus Ueda107 includes:
- a CDS encoding tryptophan halogenase family protein, whose product is MKSIKDIVVLGGGTSGWIAAAMLAAHLKPTLCRVTVIESEELGPIGVGESTIPPILHLIHSLGIDEQDFMRETQACYKLGIKFIDWRESRHSYFHPYGSIGKRIENQDFYQCWLKASLAGEHYPLEDFSPCAVMAARERFFPPGQAQNTPIGGAHYAVHLDAKLVAAYLRRYAEARGVKSIQGKCVSSERDQRGFIQALQLQDGTRVDGDFFIDCSGFRALLIGEAMGVELEDWSHYLPCDRALVVKTDVAGSRMPYTTATARKAGWSWRIPLRNGTGHGYVYASRFCSDAEAKSTLLRHLDAARLNEPRLIHFTSGRRKVVWQGNCLALGLAAGFVEPLESTAIHLIVRGMDFFLRYFPDAECEPSLARAYNRRIAADYEEVRDFILLHYCTSRRNDSDFWRWCRQMPIPDSLQERIALFTAHGLVPEASDELFRSSNWQSVFEGMGIRPHKYCPRVDNLDYVQIRETLQLARTAIAKMVEGLPSHDEYLARQFPRGF
- a CDS encoding hydrogen peroxide-inducible genes activator gives rise to the protein MTLIELRYITTLADELHIGRTAARCHVSQPTLSIALRKLEEELGVVLFERTKTSIKLTPEGAPIIAQARVVLASVADIKSLAEAGRDQLAAPLVLGTLTTLGPYLLPQLIAQLQQWAPEMPLYVQEDTAESLRRKLRDGVVDTVLIPLPFAMPEVVTQRLFDEPLVVLVPRAHPLACKQIVDIPDIAQEPLLLMAEGHCLRDQALALCPWAALQPETVSVNSLEMLRNLVAAGMGVSIVPASAAEVSLCRASRVAARPLAIGQRTLGLAWRSSFPRYRAIDVLRRAIQTCSSSWWGFTTEADGDAQSLLQASW
- a CDS encoding cation:proton antiporter; its protein translation is MSIAQLSVVFFLQMFIILLVCRVVGWIGRKYLHQPQVVGEMVAGVILGPSLFGLLLPELQKAVFPVETKGVLYVGAQLGVGLYMFLVGLGFRADHFKTNVKSAAAVSISGMAAPFLVAILITPWLMSVPGLFSESATRFNATLFMGACIAITAFPMLARIIHERGLSQTKLGTLSLSAGAIDDAGAWCVLAIVLASFGAGAGVAYTAIIGGILFASFMILVAPKLLAPLARYAEGQQTLSPTLLSIVLMLFMLSAFIADAIGLHAVFGGFLLGAIMPRGKLTNEVKRQLEPFVVILLLPMFFTYSGLNTQLTMVNNLELLAIALVILAGSIAAKGVACWGAARLCGADNRTAMGIGALMNARGLMELIIINIGLQAGVIGPALFSMMVLMAIVTTLMASPLFEVVYGKRAREMGELEALSKDEQSHQPTPQTTSPT
- the xdp1 gene encoding exosortase-dependent surface protein XDP1, producing MRTLTIIIAGLAMAFGAATASAAPIGFDLNSPDSRTGISNSTYAKGYNYSEDDIGLNITGWSYGTKTTTTQTCTKYNKKGQCTKYATTTTTSVVEAIEQDFVGKWDGLGIEKTDSPNHAIDNENGDYDMLLLSFDQLVKLTSLDLGWIYLDSDISILAFDGDTFDSSSLLGKKWQDLLLENWFSVGNYYNVDYSANSGLVNTNGYTAKYWLIGAYNPNLGGSWDGDNLNYTGQTDYFKLKGVTVEKPPVIELPEPSAFLLVLLGLIGIGLRRSKR
- a CDS encoding ThuA domain-containing protein; the protein is MFKRYLAALGLSALATLVLAIPAQAQQFKVLVFTKTMGWHHESIHDGITAMRTLAQRHHFAMDWHEDAAVFTDERLKQYQVIIFLLTSGDILNEEQQAAMERFIQSGKGFVGIHSASDTEYDWDWYTRMVGRTFHIHPEIQTARLEVLKPDFPGLELMPKKLWWTEEWYEFGAERSKHLNYILAVNEKTYNPAAQWGEKKTGGMGKFHPVAWYQQYDGGRAFYTALGHQPATYAEPLFLAHVYGGIFWAATGKGLD